In Salmo salar chromosome ssa03, Ssal_v3.1, whole genome shotgun sequence, a single genomic region encodes these proteins:
- the LOC106601603 gene encoding cytochrome c oxidase subunit NDUFA4 yields MLSTVSRQLKSHPALVPLFIFIGGGTVMSGAYLLRLAMGPHVSWNRNGNPEPWNKTEPTHQHKFYSVNMDYSKLKKEGPDF; encoded by the exons ATGCTGAGCACAGTTAGCCGGCAGCTTAAAAGCCACCCAGCA CTGGTCCCCCTCTTCATCTTCATCGGTGGTGGGACGGTTATGTCTGGGGCGTATCTCTTGCGCCTGGCAATGGGACCCCATGTCAG TTGGAATCGTAATGGCAACCCCGAGCCATGGAACAAGACGGAACCCACACATCAGCACAAG TTTTACTCGGTGAACATGGACTACAGCAAGCTGAAGAAAGAGGGTCCTGACTTCTAA
- the s35b1 gene encoding Solute carrier family 35 member B1, which produces MAAGKGAGKPSLLQNERIRFIVCFLGVFVCYFYYGILQETITRGQYGEGEKKEKFVYATTLVFIQCIINAVFAKILIQFFEGSRPDHTKSWLYGVCSLSYLGAMVSSNSALQYVNYPTQVLGKSCKPIPVMILGVFVLRKKYPLAKYLCVLLIVSGVALFLYKPNKSVASTESAFGFGEILLLLSLTMDGLTGVAQDHMRSLFQTSANHMMLNINMWSTLVLGLGVLWTGEVWDFLSFTDRHPSIFWNILLFGITSALGQTFIFMTVVYFGPLTCSIVTTTRKFFTILGSVLLFGNVLNTMQWVGTILVFLGLGFDAKFGKTPKKTTH; this is translated from the exons atGGCTGCAGGAAAGGGAGCAGGGAAGCCCTCGCTACTGCAGAACGAGCGTATACGATTCATTGTCTGTTTCCTCGGAGTCTTCGTTTGTTATTTTTATTATGGCATATTACAAGAGACAAT TACCCGAGGACAGTATggtgagggggagaagaaggagaagttTGTTTATGCCACAACGCTGGTATTCATCCAATGCATCATCAATGCTGTGTTTGCCAAGATCT TGATTCAATTTTTTGAGGGttccagaccagaccacaccaaGAGCTGGCTCTATGGAGTGTGTTCCCTGTCTTATCTTGGAGCCATGGTATCCAGCAATTCTGCCCTACAGTATGTCAACTACCCCACACAG GTGTTGGGGAAGTCTTGTAAGCCCATCCCAG TGATGATTCTGGGTGTATTTGTACTGAGGAAGAAATACCCACTGGCCAAGTACCTGTGTGTGCTGTTGATCGTCAGCGGGGTGGccctgttcctctataaacccaACAAGAGTGTCGCTTCCACAGAATCTGCTTTCGGCTTCGGGGAGATCCTGTTG CTGCTATCTCTGACCATGGACGGTTTGACTGGTGTGGCCCAGGACCACATGAGGAGTCTCTTCCAGACCAGTGCCAACCACATGATGCTCAACATCAACATGTGGTCCACCCTGGTGCTGGGACTAG gGGTGTTGTGGACAGGTGAGGTATGGGACTTCCTGAGCTTCACAGACCGTCACCCCAGCATCTTCTGGAACATCCTTTTGTTTGGAATCACGAGTGCTTTAGGCCAG aCCTTCATCTTCATGACTGTGGTGTACTTCGGCCCTCTCACCTGCTCCATTGTCACTACCACACGGAAGTTCTTTACCATCCTGGGCTCTGTCCTTCTGTTCGGCAACGTCCTCAACACCATGCAGTGGGTCGGCACTATCCTGGTGTTCCTTG GTCTCGGGTTTGATGCCAAATTTGGCAAGACACCAAAGAAGACCACACACTAA
- the LOC106601608 gene encoding glycoprotein-N-acetylgalactosamine 3-beta-galactosyltransferase 1 encodes MIMSKSTSKPSRLLDFMFCAGFVLGFCLCFMAIAYNRAYQISQETVPLPSRTSSLLVELPSVHHSAVATNASVLSPLPPTPSSGRLLCWVLTSPQTLWTRAKHIVNTWGPRCDTLLFMSSKPDLLFPGTVLALATEEGRANLYNKTMAAFNLLHDSYLDKADWFLKADDDTYVIVENLRLLLSRFSPDQPVYLGRRFRRFVHQGYMSGGAGYVLSRESVSRYVRALHHGTCSQSTSAEDLLLGFCLQKLGVPAGDSRDLQHRETFHPLWLGKLLSTEDTLPKWFHQYNYYPSKVGPDCCSNSSVSFHYVKPVRMYMLDYFLYHLSPVGGHRPKLGVTREE; translated from the exons ATGATTATGTCAAAGTCCACTTCAAAGCCTTCCAGGCTCTTGGATTTTATGTTCTGTGCTGGCTTTGTGTTGGGGTTCTGTCTCTGTTTCATGGCCATTGCTTACAACAGAGCTTATCAGATCTCTCAGGAGACAGTGCCCTTGCCCTCACGGACCAGCAGCCTCTTGGTTGAGCTCCCTTCAG tacaccaCTCTGCTGTTGCCACTAATGCCTCAGTCCTCTCGCCattgccccccaccccctcttcgGGTCGACTGCTCTGCTGGGTGTTGACCTCACCCCAGACTCTGTGGACCAGAGCTAAACACATAGTGAACACCTGGGGGCCTCGCTGTGACACACTGCTCTTCATGAGCTCTAAGCCGGACCTCCTGTTCCCTGGGACCGTGCTGGCTCTGGCAACAGAGGAGGGACGGGCCAACCTGTACAATAAGACCATGGCCGCTTTCAACTTACTGCATGACAG TTACCTAGACAAGGCTGACTGGTTCCTCAAAGCTGATGATGACACCTATGTAATAGTGGAAAACTTGCGTCTGCTCCTGTCTCGGTTCAGCCCAGACCAGCCAGTGTATCTGGGCAGACGTTTTCGCCGCTTTGTCCATCAAGGCTACATGAGTGGTGGTGCTGGCTATGTACTGAGCCGCGAGTCTGTGAGCCGCTATGTCAGGGCCCTGCACCATGGAACCTGCAGCCAGTCCACCTCTGCAGAGGACCTACTGCTGGGCTTCTGCCTCCAGAAGCTGGGAGTCCCAGCAGGGGACTCTAGAGACCTCCAGCACAGGGAAACCTTCCACCCCCTGTGGCTGGGTAAACTTCTCTCTACCGAAGACACATTGCCCAAATGGTTCCACCAGTACAACTATTACCCTTCCAAAGTG ggTCCAGACTGTTGCTCCAATTCATCTGTATCCTTCCATTACGTTAAGCCAGTCAGAATGTACATGCTAGATTACTTTCTGTACCATCTCAGTCCAGTTGGTGGCCACAGGCCAAAGCTGGGTGTGACCAGAGAGGAATAA
- the LOC106601604 gene encoding protein FAM117A isoform X1 gives MSCRSEAARGGTPCLQPLRATVPFQLHNKAQPRCKDSKTGDRRKSRPPKPTIRRTLSLDTIVGPYLQGRWPKEAESQGVTCVNDKATQTPSSWAEETRGRRSVGGHKRSASWGSAEHLRDVVKLKHQLQKRSRHAPPSGGYERPHHPLPGGHVPGATQTVPLTPLSRLAPRLRRSVEGLNLELEGVFVSETPEDQHKILDVPDGHRAPVPAQRCSSGTQSEPSPASFDSALLSPSESPCALNPALLSPSQSPCPMGEPDPVDCETVCPSPVVLDPSLLQPSSSPRPNKTYSFQREPPEGCERVRVVCEEAMSPCQREPLLQVSCPDPNKVNFTPHGGSAFCPVSLLKPLLPSMDLLFRGLSVSPVTGCSGQGSAPYQTVGHSVGGYMSGPLQDTTTM, from the exons ATGTCGTGCAGAAGTGAAGCGGCTCGGGGGGGCACCCCTTGTCTACAACCACTTCGAGCCACTGTCCCATTCCAGCTTCACAACAAAGCACAACCGCGCTGCAAAGATTCCAAGACTG GCGACAGGAGAAAGTCTCGCCCCCCAAAGCCGACCATTCGTCGCACCCTGTCCCTGGATACAATTGTTGGACCATATCTGCAGGGCCGGTGGCCCAAGGAGGCAGAGAGCCAAGGAGTCACCTGTGTCAATGACAAGGCCACGCAG ACTCCCAGCTCCTGGGCAGAGGAGACTCGGGGAAGAAGAAGTGTTGGCGGACACAAACGCTCAGCATCATGGGGCAGCGCAGAACACTTGAGGGAT GTGGTTAAGCTCAAGCACCAGCTACAGAAGCGCTCCCGACACGCCCCTCCCTCTGGGGGATATGAGCGTCCCCACCACCCCCTACCTGGAGGCCATGTACCAGGCGCTACACAG acggTGCCCCTGACACCCCTGAGCAGGTTGGCCCCTCGGCTGCGGCGCAGTGTGGAAGGTCTGAACCTGGAGCTGGAGGGAGTCTTTGTGTCAGAGACACCTGAGGACCAGCACAAG ATCCTGGATGTCCCAGATGGCCACAGAGCCCCAGTTCCTGCCCAGAGGTGCAGCAGTGGTACCCAGAGTGAGCCCTCCCCTGCCTCGTTCGACTCTGCTTTGCTCTCTCCATCTGAGTCTCCCTGTGCCCTGAACCCAGCTCTACTCTCCCCATCTCAGTCTCCCTGCCCCATGGGAGAGCCAG ACCCTGTGGACTGTGAGACCGTGTGCCCCTCTCCAGTAGTTCTGGATCCCTCTCTGTTgcagccctcctcctcccctcgtcCCAACAAGACCTACTCCTTCCAGAGGGAGCCTCCTGAAGGCTGTGAGCGAGTACGCGTAGTGTGTGAAGAGGCTAT GTCTCCCTGTCAGAGAGAGCCTCTCCTCCAGGTATCCTGCCCTGACCCCAACAAGGTGAATTTCACTCCCCATGGAGGCTCTGCCTTCTGCCCTGTCAGTCTGCTCAAGCCCTTGCTGCCCTCCATGGACCTCCTGTTCCGCGGCCTGTCAGTCTCTCCTGTCACAGGCTGCTCAGGTCAAGGCTCTGCCCCCTACCAGACAGTTGGGCATTCGGTTGGTGGCTACATGAGTGGACCCCTCCAGGACACAACCACCATGTGA
- the LOC106601604 gene encoding protein FAM117A isoform X2, whose protein sequence is MSTPSSWAEETRGRRSVGGHKRSASWGSAEHLRDVVKLKHQLQKRSRHAPPSGGYERPHHPLPGGHVPGATQTVPLTPLSRLAPRLRRSVEGLNLELEGVFVSETPEDQHKILDVPDGHRAPVPAQRCSSGTQSEPSPASFDSALLSPSESPCALNPALLSPSQSPCPMGEPDPVDCETVCPSPVVLDPSLLQPSSSPRPNKTYSFQREPPEGCERVRVVCEEAMSPCQREPLLQVSCPDPNKVNFTPHGGSAFCPVSLLKPLLPSMDLLFRGLSVSPVTGCSGQGSAPYQTVGHSVGGYMSGPLQDTTTM, encoded by the exons ATGTCG ACTCCCAGCTCCTGGGCAGAGGAGACTCGGGGAAGAAGAAGTGTTGGCGGACACAAACGCTCAGCATCATGGGGCAGCGCAGAACACTTGAGGGAT GTGGTTAAGCTCAAGCACCAGCTACAGAAGCGCTCCCGACACGCCCCTCCCTCTGGGGGATATGAGCGTCCCCACCACCCCCTACCTGGAGGCCATGTACCAGGCGCTACACAG acggTGCCCCTGACACCCCTGAGCAGGTTGGCCCCTCGGCTGCGGCGCAGTGTGGAAGGTCTGAACCTGGAGCTGGAGGGAGTCTTTGTGTCAGAGACACCTGAGGACCAGCACAAG ATCCTGGATGTCCCAGATGGCCACAGAGCCCCAGTTCCTGCCCAGAGGTGCAGCAGTGGTACCCAGAGTGAGCCCTCCCCTGCCTCGTTCGACTCTGCTTTGCTCTCTCCATCTGAGTCTCCCTGTGCCCTGAACCCAGCTCTACTCTCCCCATCTCAGTCTCCCTGCCCCATGGGAGAGCCAG ACCCTGTGGACTGTGAGACCGTGTGCCCCTCTCCAGTAGTTCTGGATCCCTCTCTGTTgcagccctcctcctcccctcgtcCCAACAAGACCTACTCCTTCCAGAGGGAGCCTCCTGAAGGCTGTGAGCGAGTACGCGTAGTGTGTGAAGAGGCTAT GTCTCCCTGTCAGAGAGAGCCTCTCCTCCAGGTATCCTGCCCTGACCCCAACAAGGTGAATTTCACTCCCCATGGAGGCTCTGCCTTCTGCCCTGTCAGTCTGCTCAAGCCCTTGCTGCCCTCCATGGACCTCCTGTTCCGCGGCCTGTCAGTCTCTCCTGTCACAGGCTGCTCAGGTCAAGGCTCTGCCCCCTACCAGACAGTTGGGCATTCGGTTGGTGGCTACATGAGTGGACCCCTCCAGGACACAACCACCATGTGA